Proteins co-encoded in one Myxococcus xanthus genomic window:
- a CDS encoding AprA-related methyltransferase, with amino-acid sequence MLNLINNHAHGYVVTPVVLACNDAGLFELLRQGPKDFDRLAEALRANRGHLRVAMRMFESLGWVRRDADDVYAVTAAAAAHRSFPREAQSLFALPMDRYLRGEDGLSLAPWFERSRASWDTDDTLVRELLDGAIITPLMLALEQRGGLKEARRLSDLWSGGDGRDTCVPEAVQHELAGFFSAQKWTREDAVDAELTPKGAFIFERALLFAIVGSYRPMLASMPQLLFGDCDQVFGRDEAGHELHLDRTLNVIGSGHQHRKYFAELEKLIITVFDAENLSAQPRYIADMGCGDGTLLKRVYETVLRHTRRGRALDRFPLTLIAADFNEKALEAAGRTLAGLEHVALRADVARPDRLIEDLRARGLAEPENTLHIRSFLDHDRPYQPPADRAGLHARIPFDSVFVGKAGQEVVPAEVFHSLVEHLERWAAILHRHPLVILEVHCLPAPVVRGNLSQSESLHFDAYHRFSHQMLVEANHFLLAAAQAGLFARDDVIRRFPRTLSFTRMTLTQFEKRSYRIRWARLGDLPALERLERECWDAELRAPDAVLKARVEKYPQGQLVLELEGQVVGAIYSQRIRDDGVLQGSTAETVDTLHTDTGPVVQLLGVNVSPSAQHSRLGDRLLEFMLQYCALSNDVASVVGVTRCKAYGRHAHLSLEQYVAVRDEHGLSVDPVLRFHQIHGAELGELVVGYRVRDADNHGHGVMVRYDVHNRVRRDAPVEDAESASPAPAVTARGVASTETEYYLRQVVARIVECDAAAVRLDLPLMELGVDSVGLMELAEHIGRRFELKLEETFFFEHNTLDRIGAFLAGRNQPVVAQPVSAPLRPAPVPAPSGEVSDQEIAIVGVACRLPGGVQTPQQLWDTLIARQSLVGTLEDIRWRWSGLGHAAASGHVAHASDVDRFDAAFFNISPAEAELMDPQQRLLLELSWQCIEDAGHDPLRLAGSDTGVFVGASGSDYKTLQDKYGRDIAPQYAVATSTSVIPNRISYFFDFSGPSVQVDTACSSSLVALDQALRALRSGECGQALVGAVSLICEPSNTVCYQRAGMLSEDGRCKTFDASANGYVRGEGAVVFLLKPLKKALADKDPVYGVVMGSAVNHGGRTAGLTAPNPQKQAELVCKALQAANVAPEEVGYIEAHGTGTSLGDPVETKGLVTAFDRMSRAKGTRSTGRCAVGSVKTNIGHLEAAAGAAGLLKALLCLGHKRIPANLHFEQMNPRIGFTGTPFYVSHEEHPWELSEGQARRVAGVSSFGSGGTNAHVLVREHVATRPVSNGVGAGGRYLVLLSARTERALERREADLLTWLQANPLEDLGDVSASLAMGRAHWGHRSAYVVSSHGDLCEQLSLAERRRASTVGATKFDSLRKQRFLQRLQQVFPHDVLLRAAREGAGFHDDLCALADLYLLGSEFDWQPMFSALLTRRLRLPAYPFERDSYWLHPKEAADGIPAVVKAPVREPQAGAGSWLCVAQKWVPTALEDGIDWRVRLARYAGKEIAIVYQEADDLASFKVLLSAACAGLGDRAPRVHSVDARDFGDALDGNPFPVLPDVVFSLGASKPEGQGALRAAQTVFRISQTLMRAAGERAVRLYHLHEVSPSQSAIDAEALGGFIRSAMLENAAHVWKVVGFSADGAALSPRQALLQEWLSDPEASPEIVGSHVCATPCEVRYAQAQRALATFVEVPPEQARTDFPKLRQGGTYLVTGGLGPVGEQVCRQMARRYQPTLVFFSRSSLDPVREAQLETLRSLGAKVEYLPVDITDPAALRGAWAEAKARVGVFHGILHLARLVEDSPIYSKRWASFERVVAAKARGTVLLDEVSANEPLELFLLFSSVAAFGIRGSSDYGYATAYQNAFARHRNEQVKRGERSGRTVSQCWGPWTVDSYMPERRDERFAAMGWGLIEPSQALEAIDQSLQLSEPVVALVRTPSLELARRVFGLARSNDTQPSASSPWAGLEEGLRRFEAGGAPAPAAVAAFLADYDLEQVPTALVERAHGLMFSAPVERAPRRLATGGEALERAVRDALTEVLKLRGDYSDDQTFQSFGMDSISATQLATRLEKKLAMPILPRWFLEFSTARALIRHLAAQSPQRQS; translated from the coding sequence CGCCGCTGATGCTCGCGCTGGAGCAGCGTGGGGGCCTCAAGGAGGCGAGGCGTCTGTCCGACCTGTGGTCCGGGGGGGATGGAAGGGACACGTGCGTCCCCGAGGCCGTCCAACACGAGCTGGCCGGGTTCTTCTCCGCGCAGAAGTGGACGCGTGAGGACGCCGTCGACGCGGAGCTCACGCCCAAGGGCGCCTTCATCTTCGAGCGGGCATTGCTCTTCGCCATCGTCGGCTCGTACCGGCCGATGCTGGCCAGCATGCCGCAGCTGCTCTTCGGTGACTGCGACCAGGTCTTCGGGCGGGACGAAGCGGGCCACGAACTGCACCTGGACCGAACCCTCAACGTGATTGGGAGCGGCCACCAGCACCGGAAGTACTTCGCGGAGCTGGAGAAGCTCATCATCACCGTCTTCGATGCCGAGAACCTGTCGGCACAGCCGCGCTACATCGCGGACATGGGGTGCGGTGACGGCACGCTCCTGAAGCGGGTGTATGAAACGGTGCTTCGGCACACGCGGCGGGGAAGGGCGCTCGACCGGTTTCCGCTCACGCTCATCGCCGCGGACTTCAACGAGAAGGCGCTCGAAGCCGCTGGGCGGACGCTGGCCGGGTTGGAGCACGTTGCCTTGCGCGCGGACGTGGCGCGGCCGGACCGTCTCATCGAGGACCTGCGGGCGCGCGGGCTAGCCGAGCCTGAGAATACGCTGCACATCCGCTCGTTTCTCGACCACGACCGTCCCTACCAGCCTCCCGCGGACAGGGCGGGGCTCCACGCCCGGATTCCGTTCGATTCGGTGTTCGTGGGCAAGGCGGGCCAGGAGGTGGTTCCGGCGGAGGTGTTCCACAGCCTGGTGGAGCACCTCGAGCGCTGGGCCGCCATCCTGCACCGGCATCCCCTGGTCATCCTGGAGGTTCACTGCCTGCCGGCGCCGGTGGTTCGCGGCAACCTCAGTCAGAGCGAGAGCCTCCACTTCGACGCCTACCACCGCTTCTCGCATCAGATGCTGGTGGAGGCGAACCACTTCCTGCTCGCGGCCGCGCAGGCGGGGCTGTTCGCCAGGGATGACGTCATCCGCCGTTTCCCGCGGACGCTGTCGTTCACCCGGATGACGCTCACGCAGTTCGAGAAGCGATCCTATCGCATCCGGTGGGCGCGACTCGGAGACCTGCCGGCACTGGAGCGGCTGGAGCGCGAGTGCTGGGACGCGGAGCTGCGCGCGCCGGACGCCGTGCTGAAAGCCCGCGTCGAGAAGTACCCTCAGGGCCAACTGGTGCTGGAGCTGGAGGGACAGGTCGTCGGGGCCATCTACTCCCAGCGCATCCGTGATGACGGCGTGCTCCAGGGCTCCACGGCTGAGACGGTCGACACGCTCCACACGGACACGGGGCCAGTGGTCCAGCTCCTGGGCGTCAACGTCTCGCCGAGCGCGCAGCATTCGCGGCTGGGAGACCGGCTGCTCGAGTTCATGCTGCAGTACTGCGCACTGTCGAATGACGTGGCATCGGTGGTGGGGGTGACTCGCTGCAAGGCGTATGGCCGCCACGCGCACCTGTCCCTCGAACAGTACGTCGCCGTGCGCGATGAGCACGGCTTGTCCGTGGACCCCGTGCTCCGCTTCCACCAGATTCACGGCGCAGAGCTGGGCGAATTGGTCGTGGGCTACCGGGTTCGCGATGCGGACAACCACGGCCATGGCGTGATGGTGCGCTATGACGTGCACAACCGTGTTCGCCGGGATGCCCCGGTCGAAGACGCCGAGAGCGCGAGTCCTGCTCCAGCGGTGACGGCCCGTGGCGTGGCGTCCACGGAGACCGAGTACTACCTGCGTCAGGTGGTCGCACGGATTGTCGAGTGCGACGCGGCGGCGGTCCGGCTGGACCTTCCGCTGATGGAACTGGGCGTCGACTCGGTGGGGCTGATGGAGCTCGCCGAGCACATCGGCCGGCGCTTCGAGCTGAAGCTGGAGGAGACCTTCTTCTTCGAGCACAACACCCTGGACCGGATTGGCGCGTTCCTCGCCGGCCGGAATCAGCCGGTGGTGGCGCAGCCCGTGTCCGCGCCCTTGCGTCCCGCGCCCGTGCCGGCTCCCTCGGGCGAGGTGAGTGACCAGGAGATTGCCATCGTGGGCGTGGCCTGCCGCCTGCCCGGCGGTGTCCAGACGCCGCAGCAACTGTGGGACACGCTGATTGCTCGTCAGTCCCTCGTCGGGACGCTCGAGGACATCCGCTGGCGCTGGTCCGGCCTGGGACATGCGGCCGCCTCGGGCCATGTCGCGCATGCCAGTGACGTGGACCGGTTCGACGCGGCCTTCTTCAACATCTCCCCGGCGGAAGCCGAGTTGATGGACCCGCAGCAGCGGCTGCTGCTCGAACTCAGCTGGCAGTGCATCGAGGACGCGGGGCACGATCCCTTGCGTCTGGCGGGAAGCGACACCGGCGTCTTCGTCGGCGCGAGTGGCTCCGACTATAAGACGCTCCAGGACAAGTACGGGCGGGACATCGCTCCGCAATACGCGGTGGCCACGTCCACGTCCGTCATCCCCAACCGCATCTCCTACTTCTTCGACTTCAGCGGTCCCAGCGTGCAGGTGGACACTGCGTGCTCCAGCTCGCTGGTGGCACTCGACCAGGCGCTGCGAGCACTGCGGAGCGGTGAGTGCGGTCAGGCCCTGGTCGGCGCCGTCAGCCTCATCTGCGAGCCGAGCAACACGGTCTGCTACCAGCGCGCAGGCATGCTGTCCGAGGACGGGCGGTGCAAGACGTTCGATGCGAGCGCCAACGGTTACGTCCGTGGGGAAGGGGCGGTGGTCTTCCTTCTCAAGCCGCTGAAGAAGGCCCTGGCGGACAAGGATCCGGTCTACGGCGTCGTGATGGGCTCGGCCGTCAACCATGGTGGACGGACCGCGGGGCTCACGGCGCCCAACCCGCAGAAGCAGGCGGAGTTGGTGTGCAAGGCGCTCCAGGCTGCGAACGTGGCGCCCGAGGAAGTCGGCTACATCGAAGCGCACGGCACGGGCACTTCGCTCGGCGACCCGGTGGAGACCAAGGGGCTGGTCACCGCTTTCGACCGCATGTCTCGGGCGAAGGGGACGCGTTCCACCGGGCGGTGTGCGGTGGGCTCGGTGAAGACGAACATCGGGCACCTCGAAGCGGCAGCGGGCGCGGCGGGCCTGCTCAAGGCGCTGCTGTGCCTGGGCCACAAGCGGATTCCCGCGAACCTCCACTTCGAACAGATGAACCCGCGGATTGGCTTCACGGGCACCCCGTTCTACGTGAGCCACGAGGAGCATCCCTGGGAGCTGTCGGAGGGACAGGCCCGTCGCGTGGCGGGCGTGAGCAGCTTCGGGTCGGGTGGCACGAACGCGCACGTCCTGGTGCGGGAGCACGTGGCGACAAGGCCCGTCAGCAATGGCGTGGGGGCTGGGGGGCGGTATCTCGTCCTGTTGTCGGCTCGGACCGAACGGGCGCTGGAGCGGCGTGAGGCGGACCTGCTCACCTGGCTCCAGGCGAATCCCCTGGAAGACCTGGGCGACGTCAGCGCCAGTCTGGCCATGGGGCGCGCGCACTGGGGACATCGCTCCGCCTACGTGGTGTCGAGCCATGGGGACCTGTGTGAGCAACTGTCCTTGGCCGAGCGGCGCCGGGCCTCCACCGTGGGAGCGACCAAGTTCGACAGTCTGCGCAAGCAGCGCTTCCTCCAGCGCTTGCAGCAGGTCTTCCCACACGACGTGTTGCTGAGAGCCGCGCGCGAGGGGGCTGGGTTCCATGACGACCTCTGCGCGCTCGCAGACCTCTACCTGCTGGGCTCCGAGTTCGACTGGCAGCCGATGTTCAGTGCGCTCCTGACGCGTCGGCTGCGGCTGCCGGCGTACCCCTTCGAGCGTGACTCGTACTGGTTGCACCCGAAGGAGGCTGCTGACGGAATTCCCGCCGTGGTGAAGGCGCCTGTCCGCGAACCGCAGGCGGGTGCCGGTTCCTGGCTGTGCGTGGCCCAGAAGTGGGTGCCCACGGCGCTGGAGGATGGCATCGACTGGCGCGTCCGTCTGGCGCGCTACGCGGGCAAGGAAATCGCCATCGTCTACCAGGAGGCGGACGACCTGGCGTCCTTCAAGGTCCTGCTGTCAGCGGCGTGTGCGGGGCTGGGAGACCGTGCTCCAAGAGTCCATTCCGTGGACGCCCGCGACTTCGGTGATGCGCTCGACGGCAATCCGTTCCCGGTGCTTCCCGACGTGGTGTTCTCGCTGGGGGCCTCGAAGCCGGAGGGACAGGGCGCCCTGCGCGCGGCGCAGACCGTGTTTCGAATCAGCCAGACGCTGATGCGCGCGGCGGGGGAGCGTGCTGTCCGCCTCTATCACCTCCATGAAGTGAGCCCGTCGCAGTCGGCCATCGACGCCGAGGCGCTTGGAGGGTTCATCCGGTCCGCCATGCTGGAGAACGCGGCCCATGTCTGGAAGGTGGTGGGCTTCAGCGCGGACGGAGCGGCACTGTCTCCTCGTCAGGCGCTGTTGCAGGAATGGCTCTCCGACCCGGAAGCGTCGCCAGAAATCGTTGGCAGCCACGTCTGCGCCACGCCGTGCGAGGTCCGCTATGCACAGGCGCAGCGGGCCCTGGCGACGTTCGTGGAGGTGCCACCCGAGCAGGCACGGACGGACTTCCCGAAGCTGCGGCAGGGAGGCACGTACCTGGTGACGGGAGGCCTGGGGCCGGTGGGCGAGCAGGTCTGCAGACAGATGGCCCGCCGGTACCAGCCCACGCTGGTGTTCTTCTCCCGAAGCTCCCTGGACCCGGTCCGGGAGGCGCAGCTGGAGACGCTTCGCTCCCTTGGGGCGAAGGTCGAGTACCTCCCGGTCGACATCACCGACCCGGCCGCCTTGCGAGGCGCGTGGGCGGAGGCCAAGGCGCGGGTGGGCGTCTTCCACGGCATCCTCCACCTGGCTCGGCTGGTCGAGGACAGCCCCATCTACTCCAAGCGCTGGGCGTCCTTCGAACGGGTGGTCGCAGCCAAGGCCCGGGGAACGGTGCTGCTCGACGAAGTCTCCGCGAACGAACCGCTGGAACTCTTCCTGCTGTTCTCGTCCGTGGCCGCCTTCGGCATCCGAGGCTCGTCCGACTATGGCTACGCGACGGCCTATCAGAACGCCTTCGCGCGCCATCGGAACGAGCAGGTGAAGCGTGGGGAGCGCTCTGGCCGGACGGTCTCCCAGTGTTGGGGGCCTTGGACGGTGGACAGCTACATGCCGGAGCGGCGCGATGAACGGTTCGCGGCCATGGGCTGGGGCCTGATTGAGCCGTCGCAGGCGCTGGAGGCCATTGACCAGAGCCTTCAGCTCTCCGAGCCGGTGGTGGCGCTGGTCAGGACTCCCTCGTTGGAGCTGGCTCGACGTGTCTTCGGCCTGGCGCGAAGCAACGACACACAACCGAGCGCCTCATCCCCGTGGGCCGGGCTGGAAGAGGGGCTGCGGCGTTTCGAAGCGGGTGGCGCTCCCGCGCCTGCGGCCGTGGCGGCGTTCCTGGCGGACTACGACCTGGAGCAGGTGCCGACAGCGTTGGTTGAGCGAGCGCACGGGCTGATGTTCTCCGCGCCCGTGGAGCGGGCTCCTCGTCGCCTGGCGACCGGTGGCGAAGCGCTCGAACGCGCGGTCCGGGATGCGCTCACGGAAGTGCTGAAGCTGCGCGGTGACTACTCGGACGACCAGACGTTCCAGAGCTTCGGGATGGACTCCATCTCCGCGACCCAGTTGGCCACGCGGCTGGAGAAGAAGCTGGCGATGCCCATCCTGCCTCGGTGGTTCCTGGAGTTCTCCACGGCCCGGGCGCTGATTCGCCACCTGGCCGCTCAATCTCCCCAGAGGCAATCATGA